In Microbacterium lushaniae, the following are encoded in one genomic region:
- a CDS encoding heavy metal transporter, translating into MSGERPPARVRVTASAARHVPRTATRGIALPGSRTDEADAVFSRGLVRAQLRLASACLLGFLVVAGALTGALFLLPAVADPVVWGVPVSWLLHAYGFYPVILAFAVVYARGASRNERRYRALVEPEHG; encoded by the coding sequence GTGAGCGGCGAGCGGCCGCCCGCGCGGGTGCGGGTCACCGCATCCGCCGCCCGCCACGTTCCGCGGACGGCGACGCGCGGCATCGCGCTGCCCGGCTCGCGCACCGACGAGGCCGACGCCGTCTTCTCTCGCGGGCTCGTGCGCGCGCAGCTGCGGCTGGCGTCGGCGTGCCTGCTCGGATTCCTCGTGGTCGCCGGAGCGCTCACCGGCGCGCTGTTCCTGTTGCCGGCGGTCGCCGATCCGGTGGTGTGGGGCGTGCCGGTGTCGTGGTTGCTGCACGCGTACGGCTTCTATCCCGTGATCCTGGCATTCGCGGTCGTGTACGCCCGCGGCGCGTCGCGCAACGAACGGCGGTACCGCGCACTGGTCGAGCCGGAGCACGGGTGA
- a CDS encoding SDR family NAD(P)-dependent oxidoreductase produces MSVAGRVAVVTGATGGMGRVISRELVRNGMHVVAVARDASRAEAVLSQGMPGSGTWEVVAGDLSDRAGVMRVAGAIADRHDAVHVLVNNAGAHYAHHRRSSDGIEMHIAVDYLAAFGLTVLLEEQLRRGRARVVNVASDSLRDTRRITLLGTPRPVTLDVGGLDDLARLNPAAGFIPFEAYARAKLLTVTAGYRLARTFAGEVTVNAVHPGIVSTDIIDSLIPAPLRPLEGLIRPILLTPEQGAAATLRLAVDAALEGVTGRYFVRAADTPTPPISYDPDVQDRLRETSDRFFRGDAVA; encoded by the coding sequence ATGAGCGTCGCCGGTCGCGTCGCCGTGGTCACGGGAGCCACCGGCGGCATGGGGCGGGTCATCTCCCGGGAGCTCGTCCGCAACGGCATGCACGTCGTCGCCGTGGCCCGAGACGCCTCTCGAGCAGAAGCCGTGCTCTCCCAGGGCATGCCGGGCAGCGGCACGTGGGAAGTGGTCGCCGGTGATCTCTCGGATCGAGCGGGCGTCATGCGGGTCGCCGGCGCGATCGCGGATCGTCACGATGCCGTGCATGTCCTGGTCAACAACGCCGGGGCGCACTACGCGCACCATCGACGGTCATCGGACGGCATCGAGATGCACATCGCCGTCGACTATCTGGCCGCGTTCGGCCTGACCGTCCTGCTCGAGGAGCAGCTCCGGCGGGGCAGGGCGCGGGTCGTGAACGTCGCCTCGGACAGCCTCCGCGACACCCGCCGCATCACGCTCCTGGGCACGCCGCGGCCGGTCACGCTCGACGTGGGCGGTCTGGATGACCTCGCGCGCCTCAACCCGGCGGCGGGCTTCATCCCCTTCGAGGCCTACGCGCGGGCCAAGCTGCTGACGGTCACCGCCGGCTACCGCCTCGCCCGCACCTTCGCCGGCGAGGTCACCGTGAATGCGGTCCACCCCGGCATCGTCTCCACCGACATCATCGACAGCCTCATCCCTGCCCCGCTCCGGCCGCTGGAAGGGCTCATCCGCCCCATCCTGCTCACCCCCGAGCAGGGTGCCGCGGCCACCCTCCGCCTTGCCGTCGACGCGGCGCTGGAGGGTGTCACCGGGCGCTATTTCGTCCGCGCGGCCGACACCCCGACGCCGCCCATCTCCTACGACCCCGACGTGCAGGATCGGCTCCGGGAAACGAGCGACCGCTTCTTCCGCGGTGATGCGGTCGCCTGA
- a CDS encoding DNA-3-methyladenine glycosylase I has product MTTEVRTGADGVARCAWAADDAEYLRYHDEEWGVPLHGDRALFEKMSLEGFQAGLSWITILRKRPRFREVFAGFEPERVAAFGPDDVERLMQDAGIIRNRAKIEATISNARLVAGMADGELDALMWSFAPAPRPRHPVSFADVPAVTPESTAMSKALRARGFRFVGPTTMYALMQSAGMVDDHVEGCWRAG; this is encoded by the coding sequence GTGACCACCGAGGTGCGAACCGGAGCCGACGGCGTCGCGCGCTGCGCGTGGGCGGCGGATGATGCCGAGTACCTCCGCTACCACGACGAGGAGTGGGGCGTCCCCCTCCACGGCGACCGCGCGCTGTTCGAGAAGATGAGCCTGGAGGGCTTCCAGGCCGGTCTCTCGTGGATCACGATCCTGCGCAAGCGCCCACGCTTCCGGGAGGTGTTCGCCGGGTTCGAACCTGAGCGGGTCGCCGCCTTCGGCCCCGACGACGTCGAGCGGCTCATGCAGGACGCCGGCATCATCCGCAACCGCGCGAAGATCGAGGCCACGATCTCGAACGCGCGCCTGGTCGCCGGCATGGCCGACGGCGAGCTCGACGCGCTGATGTGGTCGTTCGCGCCCGCGCCGCGCCCGCGCCATCCCGTCTCGTTCGCCGACGTGCCCGCCGTGACCCCCGAGTCCACGGCGATGAGCAAGGCGCTGCGCGCGCGCGGATTCCGCTTCGTCGGACCCACCACGATGTACGCCCTCATGCAGTCCGCGGGCATGGTCGACGACCACGTCGAAGGGTGCTGGCGCGCCGGGTGA
- a CDS encoding TetR/AcrR family transcriptional regulator, with protein sequence MTDEPDPRFLRSRQAILDAARELLLAHGPVAVTHQRIAEHAGIGRATVYRHWPQPEQLLAEAMTTVPLPFFESPAAPFRPWLTGELTSLARQLELDAVRAVATTLANAALWNPGMDARRAGFAAAVSQRLASALTEAERAGELSLRGELSDAAALAIGPLYYRATIERAPADAALIERCVAAVGVWTSP encoded by the coding sequence GTGACGGACGAGCCGGACCCCCGCTTCCTGCGCAGCCGGCAGGCGATCCTGGATGCGGCGCGCGAACTGCTCCTCGCGCACGGCCCCGTCGCGGTCACCCACCAGCGCATCGCCGAGCACGCGGGGATCGGCCGCGCCACCGTGTACCGGCACTGGCCGCAGCCGGAACAGCTCCTGGCCGAGGCGATGACCACCGTTCCCCTGCCGTTCTTCGAGTCGCCCGCCGCTCCGTTCCGGCCGTGGCTGACCGGTGAACTCACCTCGCTCGCACGCCAGCTGGAGCTCGATGCGGTGCGAGCCGTCGCGACGACCCTCGCCAACGCAGCCCTGTGGAACCCGGGCATGGACGCCCGGCGCGCGGGTTTCGCCGCCGCGGTATCGCAGCGCCTGGCTTCGGCCCTCACGGAAGCGGAGCGGGCAGGCGAGCTCTCCCTGAGGGGAGAGCTCTCGGATGCGGCCGCCCTCGCGATCGGTCCCCTCTACTATCGGGCGACCATCGAGCGAGCTCCCGCCGACGCGGCTCTGATCGAGCGCTGCGTCGCCGCTGTCGGGGTGTGGACGTCACCGTGA
- a CDS encoding cation acetate symporter produces MNPALDLAAVGLLILVTAVLGFAGIRLSRTTSDFFVASRSVRSVWNASAISGEYLSAGTFLGLAGLVLLAGAEGFWFPVGYAAGYLLVLLFVAAPLRRSGAYTIPDFVQARLESIGARRVTSIVVLVIGWLYIVPQLHGAAITLGVVADLPPWVGAVLVAVLVAGIVAAGGMRAITAVQAFQYWLKLTALLVPAVFLLVALSGGGYEIDPHVVFPLERGPAAADAYATASLMVALLLGTIGLPHVLVRFYTSPEGGSARRTTVLVIAMIGVFYAVSSTMGLIARVVAPDLARPGLADAVVLLLPSRVFPGPVGELLTALIVAGAFAAFLATSSGLVVSLAGVVSQDLFGGTVRSFRLSAVLCTAVPLAVALVAVPEGLVSTVGLVFVFAASSLSPVLLLGVWWRGLTARGAVAGMVVGAISCGGALIGGALARNAGEWAVVFSQPAAWTIPLSTAVIVVVSLLDRRGAPPRTERFLARLHTPES; encoded by the coding sequence GTGAACCCGGCGCTGGATCTGGCCGCCGTCGGGCTGCTGATCCTCGTGACCGCCGTGCTCGGATTCGCCGGCATCCGCCTCTCCCGCACCACGAGCGACTTCTTCGTCGCCTCGCGCAGCGTCCGGTCGGTGTGGAACGCGTCGGCCATCAGCGGGGAGTACCTCTCGGCCGGCACCTTCCTGGGTCTGGCCGGACTCGTGCTGCTCGCGGGCGCGGAGGGGTTCTGGTTCCCCGTCGGGTACGCGGCCGGTTACCTGCTCGTGCTGCTGTTCGTGGCCGCACCGCTGCGCCGCAGCGGCGCGTACACGATCCCCGACTTCGTCCAGGCCCGCCTGGAATCGATCGGCGCGCGGCGCGTGACGAGCATCGTCGTGCTCGTCATCGGGTGGCTGTACATCGTGCCGCAGCTGCACGGGGCCGCCATCACCCTGGGCGTCGTCGCCGATCTCCCGCCCTGGGTGGGCGCGGTGCTCGTGGCGGTGCTGGTGGCCGGGATCGTCGCGGCCGGCGGGATGCGGGCGATCACCGCGGTGCAGGCGTTCCAGTACTGGCTCAAGCTCACCGCCCTGCTGGTGCCCGCCGTCTTCCTGCTCGTGGCCCTGTCCGGAGGCGGCTACGAGATCGACCCGCACGTGGTGTTCCCGCTCGAGCGGGGTCCGGCCGCCGCCGACGCCTACGCCACCGCATCCCTCATGGTGGCGCTGCTGCTCGGCACGATCGGCCTGCCGCACGTGCTCGTGCGCTTCTACACCAGCCCGGAGGGCGGGTCGGCGCGGCGCACGACCGTGCTGGTGATCGCGATGATCGGTGTGTTCTACGCCGTGTCGTCGACGATGGGCCTCATCGCCCGTGTGGTCGCGCCCGACCTGGCGCGGCCCGGGCTCGCGGACGCCGTCGTCCTGCTGCTCCCCTCCCGCGTCTTCCCCGGCCCGGTGGGCGAGCTGCTCACGGCGCTCATCGTGGCCGGGGCCTTCGCCGCCTTCCTGGCGACCTCGTCGGGGCTCGTCGTCTCGCTCGCCGGCGTCGTCAGCCAGGACCTGTTCGGTGGCACGGTGCGCTCGTTCCGGCTGTCGGCGGTGCTGTGCACGGCGGTTCCGCTCGCTGTGGCTCTCGTGGCCGTGCCGGAGGGGCTGGTCTCCACCGTGGGCCTCGTGTTCGTCTTCGCCGCGTCGAGCCTGTCGCCGGTGCTGCTGCTGGGGGTGTGGTGGCGGGGCCTCACCGCACGCGGCGCGGTGGCCGGCATGGTCGTGGGCGCGATCTCGTGCGGCGGAGCGCTCATCGGCGGAGCGCTCGCGCGGAACGCGGGGGAGTGGGCGGTGGTGTTCAGTCAGCCGGCGGCGTGGACCATCCCGCTGAGCACCGCCGTCATCGTCGTGGTGTCGCTCCTGGACCGGCGCGGCGCGCCGCCGCGGACCGAGCGCTTCCTCGCGCGCCTGCACACGCCGGAATCCTGA
- a CDS encoding LytR/AlgR family response regulator transcription factor, which translates to MSLDVLVADDEPPALHDLAALLRADDRVGVVRTARNGAEALRILETGVVQAAFLDIHMPGMSGFDLARAFARLRARPAIVFVTADDAGAVAAFDLDAVDYVLKPVRVERLKRAIGRAVEAAAEAAGGARAGGPEAAATEGDAETIPVTVGSTTRMVRRSDVRWVQAQGDYSRLRTAGGDHLVRVPLSELAERWAHAGFIRVHRSYLVHRDAIVEVRLSGPAPTVGLAEIELPVSRRLVPAVREALLPRPGRGQV; encoded by the coding sequence GTGAGCCTGGACGTGCTCGTCGCCGACGACGAGCCGCCCGCCCTGCACGACCTGGCCGCTCTGCTGCGCGCCGATGACCGCGTGGGCGTCGTGCGCACCGCGCGCAACGGAGCCGAGGCGCTGCGGATCCTGGAGACCGGCGTCGTGCAGGCCGCCTTCCTCGACATCCACATGCCGGGGATGAGCGGTTTCGACCTCGCCCGCGCGTTCGCCCGGCTGCGGGCGCGACCGGCGATCGTGTTCGTCACCGCGGACGACGCCGGCGCGGTGGCGGCGTTCGACCTGGATGCCGTGGACTACGTGCTCAAGCCGGTGCGCGTCGAGCGCCTGAAGCGAGCGATCGGCCGGGCCGTGGAGGCCGCCGCGGAGGCGGCCGGCGGCGCGCGTGCGGGCGGGCCCGAAGCCGCGGCGACCGAGGGGGATGCCGAGACCATCCCGGTGACGGTGGGGTCGACCACGCGGATGGTGCGCCGCAGTGACGTGCGGTGGGTGCAGGCGCAGGGCGACTACTCGAGGCTGCGGACCGCCGGCGGCGACCACCTCGTGCGCGTCCCCCTCTCGGAGCTGGCCGAGCGCTGGGCGCACGCGGGCTTCATCCGTGTGCACCGGTCGTACCTCGTCCACCGTGACGCCATCGTCGAAGTGCGCCTGTCGGGCCCGGCGCCCACGGTGGGGCTGGCCGAGATCGAGCTCCCCGTCAGCCGCCGGCTCGTGCCGGCCGTGCGCGAGGCGCTGCTCCCGCGCCCCGGCCGGGGGCAGGTGTGA
- the recQ gene encoding DNA helicase RecQ — MSAPGYDPDPGYADLEDPYAGFDWDPDDAPPPDDLFSPPPPGDAAGFGPVAGAASVPGLDAAVRDFTGRDPRDVLHEVYGYDTFRGDQGDVVSHVIGGGDAVVLMPTGGGKSVTYQVPALVRPGTGLVVSPLIALMHDQVDALVANGVRAAYLNSTQSPGERQAVEQAYLAGTLDLLYVAPERLNGAQTLNLLARGRLSVIAIDEAHCVSQWGHDFRPDYLALGDLADRFPGVPRMALTATATPATAREIVERLRLDGARRFVASFDRPNIQYRIAPKVEPRKQLAAFIRAQPEGSAGIVYALSRKTVDQTAEFLRGQGIDALAYHAGLDGSVRAAHQSRFLREDGVVMVATIAFGMGIDKPDVRFVAHIDLPKSVEGYYQETGRAGRDGEPAVAWMAYGLGDVVQQRRMIDQSPGDRTFKMRLGQHLDAMLGLCETVACRRQNLLAYFGEHAGACGNCDTCLEPPETWDGQVAAQKLLSTIVRLQRERGQSFGAGHLVDILRGAKTDRIATQGHDKLATYGIGADLSDQDWRSVVRQLLARGLLVAQGDYGTLGLTEASGGVLRGETPVPLRRDTLGRTGGGPRVRKSSAAESVDAGDRDLFEALRAWRAEQAREQGVPAYIVFGDATLRALAEARPSSLGDLDGITGIGAKKREAYGDRILAVVAAH, encoded by the coding sequence GTGAGTGCGCCCGGATACGACCCCGACCCGGGATACGCCGACCTCGAAGACCCGTACGCCGGGTTCGACTGGGACCCCGACGACGCTCCGCCGCCCGACGACCTCTTCTCGCCGCCCCCGCCGGGGGATGCCGCGGGCTTCGGACCGGTCGCCGGCGCCGCATCCGTCCCGGGCCTGGACGCCGCGGTGCGCGACTTCACCGGGCGCGATCCGCGCGACGTGCTGCACGAGGTCTACGGCTACGACACGTTCCGCGGCGATCAGGGCGACGTCGTCTCGCACGTCATCGGCGGCGGCGACGCGGTCGTGCTCATGCCCACCGGCGGTGGCAAGAGCGTCACCTACCAGGTGCCCGCGCTCGTGCGGCCGGGCACCGGGCTGGTCGTGAGCCCGCTCATCGCCCTCATGCACGATCAGGTCGACGCGCTCGTGGCCAACGGCGTGCGGGCGGCCTACCTCAACTCCACCCAGAGCCCCGGCGAACGGCAGGCCGTCGAGCAGGCGTACCTCGCCGGCACCCTCGACCTCCTCTACGTCGCGCCCGAGCGGCTGAACGGCGCGCAGACCCTCAACCTGCTCGCGCGCGGCCGGCTCAGCGTCATCGCGATCGACGAGGCGCACTGCGTGTCGCAATGGGGACACGACTTCCGCCCCGACTATCTCGCGCTCGGCGACCTCGCCGACCGGTTCCCCGGCGTCCCGCGCATGGCGCTGACCGCGACGGCGACGCCCGCGACCGCGCGCGAGATCGTCGAGCGCCTGCGCCTGGACGGCGCCCGCCGGTTCGTCGCGAGCTTCGACCGTCCCAACATCCAGTACCGCATCGCGCCGAAGGTCGAGCCGCGCAAGCAGCTGGCCGCCTTCATCCGCGCGCAGCCGGAGGGTTCGGCCGGCATCGTCTACGCCCTCAGCCGCAAGACCGTCGACCAGACCGCGGAGTTCCTGCGCGGGCAGGGGATCGACGCGCTGGCCTATCACGCGGGTCTGGACGGCTCCGTCCGCGCCGCCCACCAGTCGCGGTTCCTCCGTGAGGACGGCGTCGTGATGGTCGCGACGATCGCCTTCGGCATGGGCATCGACAAGCCCGACGTCCGCTTCGTCGCCCACATCGATCTGCCCAAATCGGTCGAGGGCTACTACCAGGAGACCGGTCGCGCGGGCCGCGACGGCGAGCCGGCCGTCGCGTGGATGGCGTACGGACTCGGCGACGTCGTGCAGCAGCGTCGCATGATCGACCAGTCGCCCGGTGACCGCACCTTCAAGATGCGCCTGGGCCAGCACCTGGACGCGATGCTGGGGCTGTGCGAGACCGTGGCCTGCCGCCGGCAGAACCTGCTCGCCTACTTCGGGGAGCACGCCGGCGCGTGCGGCAACTGCGACACGTGCCTCGAGCCGCCCGAGACGTGGGACGGCCAGGTCGCCGCGCAGAAGCTCCTCTCCACGATCGTGCGCCTGCAGCGCGAGCGCGGGCAGTCCTTCGGTGCCGGGCACCTCGTCGACATCCTGCGCGGCGCGAAGACCGACCGCATCGCCACGCAGGGGCACGACAAGCTCGCCACCTACGGCATCGGCGCCGACCTGTCGGATCAGGACTGGCGCAGCGTCGTGCGGCAGCTGCTCGCACGGGGACTCCTCGTCGCGCAGGGCGACTACGGCACGCTGGGCCTCACCGAGGCCAGCGGAGGAGTGCTGCGCGGCGAGACGCCCGTGCCGCTGCGCCGCGACACGCTCGGACGCACCGGCGGCGGGCCGCGCGTGCGCAAGTCTTCCGCGGCCGAGTCGGTGGATGCCGGCGACCGCGACCTGTTCGAGGCGCTGCGGGCCTGGCGGGCCGAGCAGGCGCGGGAGCAGGGCGTTCCGGCCTACATCGTCTTCGGCGACGCGACGCTGCGCGCGCTCGCCGAAGCCCGCCCCTCCTCCCTCGGCGATCTGGACGGCATCACCGGCATCGGCGCCAAGAAGCGCGAGGCCTACGGCGACCGCATCCTCGCCGTCGTCGCCGCCCACTGA
- a CDS encoding acyl-CoA dehydrogenase: MADAAVRPTTPAEDKRTPAGGAPTAAHTAAEASEAQIDVTAVTNLLLGTWADTRRTAREMIKDPAFWRVDGLSMAEHRERVLSQLHLLVENKAVHRAFPKRFGGSEDNGGNIAGFEELVVADPSLQIKSGVQWGLFGAAVLQLGTQEHHDKWLPGIMSLEIPGAFAMTETGHGSDVAAIGTTATYDPETEEFVINTPFRGAWKDYLGNAALHGIAATVFAQLITNGVNHGVHCFYVPLRDDNGDFLPGIGGEDDGLKGGLNGIDNGRLHFDSVRVPRTNLLNRYGDVAPDGTYSSEIASPGRRFFTMLGTLVQGRISLDGAASWGSALGLYIAITYGNQRRQFDSGLGTPEVVLLDYGKHQRRLLPRLATTYAHIFAHDEFLQKFDAVFSGVTDTDDDRQDLETLAAALKPLSTWHALDTLQEAREACGGAGFLFENRLVGLRQDLDIYATFEGDNNVLLQLVGKRLLSDYGRQFKGKDAKALAAFAVGQTAGKVFHGAGLRQFGQAVSDFGSTARAVERGLRADQQHELLAGRVQQMVADLAGRLRPAAKLSPEEAAALFNANQAELIEAARAHGELLMWEAFTDAVNKTQGESTRTVLTWLRDLFGLTVVEKHLAWYLINGRLSAQRAAAVSSYIDRLCLRLRPHAQDLVDAFGYEPEHVRAPIASGAEQARQDEAAAYYAELAASGRAPVPERKPAKK; encoded by the coding sequence ATGGCTGACGCCGCCGTCCGACCGACCACGCCCGCCGAAGACAAGCGCACCCCCGCGGGGGGCGCCCCCACCGCCGCGCACACGGCGGCCGAAGCATCCGAAGCCCAGATCGACGTCACCGCCGTGACGAACCTGCTGCTGGGGACGTGGGCCGACACGCGCCGCACGGCGCGCGAGATGATCAAAGACCCCGCCTTCTGGCGCGTCGACGGCCTGTCGATGGCGGAGCACCGCGAGCGGGTGCTGAGCCAGCTGCACCTGCTGGTGGAGAACAAGGCCGTGCACCGCGCGTTCCCCAAGCGCTTCGGCGGCAGCGAAGACAACGGCGGCAACATCGCCGGCTTCGAAGAGCTCGTCGTGGCCGACCCGAGCCTGCAGATCAAGTCGGGCGTGCAGTGGGGTCTCTTCGGCGCCGCGGTGCTGCAGCTGGGCACGCAGGAGCACCACGACAAGTGGCTCCCCGGCATCATGAGCCTGGAGATCCCCGGCGCCTTCGCCATGACCGAGACCGGGCACGGCTCGGATGTCGCGGCCATCGGCACGACCGCCACGTACGACCCCGAGACCGAGGAGTTCGTCATCAACACCCCGTTCCGCGGGGCGTGGAAGGACTACCTCGGCAACGCGGCGCTGCACGGCATCGCCGCGACGGTGTTCGCGCAGCTCATCACGAACGGCGTCAACCACGGCGTGCACTGCTTCTACGTGCCGCTGCGCGACGACAACGGCGACTTCCTCCCCGGGATCGGCGGCGAGGACGACGGGCTCAAGGGGGGCCTCAACGGCATCGACAACGGCCGCCTGCACTTCGACAGCGTGCGCGTCCCGCGCACCAACCTCCTCAACCGCTACGGCGACGTCGCCCCCGACGGCACGTACTCCAGCGAGATCGCCAGCCCCGGCCGCCGCTTCTTCACGATGCTCGGCACGCTCGTGCAGGGCCGCATCTCCCTCGACGGCGCCGCATCCTGGGGTTCGGCCCTGGGCCTGTACATCGCGATCACGTACGGCAACCAGCGCCGCCAGTTCGACTCCGGCCTCGGGACGCCCGAGGTCGTGCTGCTGGACTACGGCAAGCACCAGCGCCGCCTCCTGCCGCGCCTGGCCACGACGTACGCGCACATCTTCGCGCACGATGAGTTCCTGCAGAAGTTCGATGCGGTCTTCAGCGGCGTCACCGACACCGACGACGACCGGCAGGATCTGGAGACCCTCGCCGCCGCGCTGAAGCCGCTGTCGACGTGGCACGCGCTGGACACGCTGCAGGAGGCGCGGGAAGCGTGCGGCGGAGCCGGGTTCCTGTTCGAGAACCGTCTGGTGGGCCTCCGGCAGGACCTCGACATCTACGCCACGTTCGAGGGCGACAACAACGTCCTGCTGCAGCTGGTGGGCAAGCGCCTGCTGTCGGACTACGGCCGGCAGTTCAAGGGCAAGGATGCCAAGGCCCTCGCCGCCTTCGCGGTCGGTCAGACCGCCGGCAAGGTGTTCCACGGTGCGGGCCTGCGGCAGTTCGGCCAGGCGGTGAGCGACTTCGGCTCGACCGCGCGTGCCGTCGAGCGCGGCCTGCGGGCCGACCAGCAGCACGAGCTGCTCGCCGGGCGCGTGCAGCAGATGGTCGCCGATCTGGCCGGTCGGCTCCGCCCGGCCGCCAAGCTGTCCCCCGAGGAGGCCGCGGCCCTGTTCAACGCGAACCAGGCCGAGCTGATCGAGGCCGCCCGCGCCCACGGCGAGCTGCTGATGTGGGAGGCGTTCACGGATGCGGTCAACAAGACGCAGGGCGAGAGCACCCGCACCGTGCTGACCTGGCTGCGCGACCTGTTCGGCCTGACCGTCGTCGAGAAGCACCTCGCGTGGTACCTCATCAACGGGCGCCTGTCGGCTCAGCGCGCCGCGGCCGTGTCGAGCTACATCGATCGCCTGTGCCTGCGGCTGCGGCCGCACGCTCAGGACCTCGTGGACGCCTTCGGCTACGAACCCGAGCACGTGCGCGCGCCGATCGCCTCGGGCGCGGAGCAGGCCCGCCAGGACGAGGCGGCGGCGTACTACGCCGAGCTCGCCGCATCCGGCAGGGCGCCCGTGCCCGAGCGCAAGCCCGCGAAGAAGTAG
- a CDS encoding NAD(P)-dependent oxidoreductase, which translates to MRQNVSKRTILLLGATGRTGRHVVARGGGAGHAVVALVRREGTFAPESGVREVAWTGVSDGAGLRDALEGVDVVISALGGSATGVTTVCTDAMRTLVPAMTAAGVPRLIAVSAHGARETHDRSLYARAVWSRVGEKMADKESMEPLIAASRLDWTIVRPPMLRDGPATGAYRTGEDLPIRLWHFIGRADLADFLVREAEEPHYVRRYPRIRR; encoded by the coding sequence ATGAGACAGAATGTATCGAAACGCACCATTCTTCTGCTCGGTGCCACGGGACGCACGGGTCGCCACGTCGTCGCCCGAGGCGGCGGGGCGGGGCATGCGGTCGTCGCCCTCGTCCGGCGCGAGGGGACCTTCGCACCCGAGAGCGGAGTGCGTGAGGTGGCCTGGACCGGTGTCTCGGACGGGGCGGGGCTGCGCGACGCGCTCGAGGGGGTGGACGTCGTGATCAGCGCACTGGGAGGTTCTGCGACGGGCGTCACCACCGTGTGCACCGACGCGATGCGCACCCTCGTCCCGGCCATGACGGCAGCCGGCGTCCCCCGGCTCATCGCCGTGAGTGCGCACGGGGCGCGCGAGACCCATGACCGGTCGCTGTACGCGCGGGCGGTGTGGTCGCGAGTGGGCGAGAAGATGGCCGACAAGGAGTCGATGGAGCCGCTCATCGCCGCCTCCCGCCTCGACTGGACGATCGTCCGGCCGCCGATGCTCCGGGACGGCCCGGCGACGGGCGCCTACCGCACCGGGGAGGATCTGCCGATCCGGCTCTGGCACTTCATCGGCCGCGCCGACCTCGCCGACTTCCTCGTTCGCGAGGCGGAGGAGCCGCACTACGTTCGCCGCTACCCCCGGATCCGTCGATGA